The genome window GGGGAAATCCATGCCCTTTTGGGTGAGAACGGGGCCGGGAAAACAACTCTCATGAACATACTCTACGGCATATATCAGCCGGACGATGGGAAGATCTTCGTAAAGGGGAAGAAAGTTAGGATACGCAGCCCTAGGGATGCGATAAGACTTGGAATAGGGATGGTGCATCAACACTTCCTTTTGGTGGACAAGCACACCGTGGCCGAGAATCTAGCCATGGGTTACGCTAGGAGCTTCCTCAATCCCCTGAGAGAGGTAAAGGATAGGATAAGAGACTTCGCCGAGAAGTACGGGATCCAGGTGGATCCCGACGCCTACATTTGGCAGCTCTCGGTGGGGGAGCAGCAGAAGGTGGAGATAGTGAAAGCCCTCTATGCAGGGGCGGACATCCTCATCTTGGACGAGCCCACCTCGGTTCTCACGCCCCAGGAGGCCAGGGATCTCTTCAATGTGCTCAGGAGGATGAAGGAAGACGGAAAGGGCATCGTCTTCATCACGCACAAGCTCTCAGAGGTCTTCGAGGTGGCGGACAGGGTTACGGTCATGAGGAGGGGAAGGGTAGTTGGCACGCTCAGGGTGGAAGAGGCGACCAAGGAATCGCTGGCTAGGATGATGGTGGGGAGGGATGTGGTCTTCGAGCTGGAGAAGGTGCTTGGCAAGCCAGGAAGGCCGGTCCTCGAGGTTAAGGACCTCGTCGTCCTCGGTGATAGGGGGAGAGAGGCCGTCAAGGGCGTCAGCTTCGAGGTGAGGGAGGGCGAGATATTCGGCGTCGCTGGAGTAGCGGGGAATGGACAGAGAGAGCTGGTGCAAGCTATAGTGGGATTGAGGAGGGTGAAATCCGGCTCCGTGAGTGTGATGGGGGTGGATGCTACCAATAAATCGCCCCGAGAGATCGCCGAGCTGGGTGTCGGACACATTCCGGAGGAGAGGCTAAAGTTCGGCATAGTCCCCGACATGAGCGTCGCGGAGAACTCCGTGCTGAAGAGCTACTACAGGCCACCTTACAGGAGAGGTCTGCTACTCGACTACGGCGAGATAAGGAGGACCGCCGAGTCTCTCATAAACGAGTACGAGATAGCCGTCCCCTCACCTGACACGCAGGCCAGGCTCCTCTCAGGAGGTAACATGCAGAAGCTCATAGTGGGGAGGGAGATAAGGAGGGACCCCAAACTCATAGTGGCCTCCAACCCGACCTTTGGCTTGGATGTGGGAGCCACAGAGTACATAAGAAAACTCCTTCTCAAGAAAAGGGACGAGGGAAGGGCCATCCTCCTTGTATCGGGCGACTTGGACGAGGTGATCCAGCTCAGCGATCGCATAGCTGTGATGTTCGAGGGTAGGTTCGTGGGAGTAGTCAGGCCGGAGGAAGTGACGAGGGAGGAGATCGGCCTCATGATGTCCGGATCGGAGGTGCTCTGATGAGATTGAGAGTGATCAAGAGGCTCGAGACGAGCAGGAAGATTATGATTCTCGTGAGGATATCATCGGTTTTCGCTGCCCTGATGACGGCCTCGATCGTCTTCTTGGTTTACGGCCTGAATCCCGTCGACGTATACTCCTCCATATTCTACAACGCGTTCGCTACTCGCATAGGCGTGACGGAATCTGTGGTTAGAATGATTCCCCTCCTCTTGGTGAGCTCAGGCCTCGCCTTGGTGTTCAGGACGGGGTTCTGGAATATAGGGGCAGAGGGCCAGCTGCTGGCGGGGGCGATGGCCGCT of Thermoproteota archaeon contains these proteins:
- a CDS encoding ABC transporter ATP-binding protein, giving the protein MEGIVKRFPGVLANDHVNFELLPGEIHALLGENGAGKTTLMNILYGIYQPDDGKIFVKGKKVRIRSPRDAIRLGIGMVHQHFLLVDKHTVAENLAMGYARSFLNPLREVKDRIRDFAEKYGIQVDPDAYIWQLSVGEQQKVEIVKALYAGADILILDEPTSVLTPQEARDLFNVLRRMKEDGKGIVFITHKLSEVFEVADRVTVMRRGRVVGTLRVEEATKESLARMMVGRDVVFELEKVLGKPGRPVLEVKDLVVLGDRGREAVKGVSFEVREGEIFGVAGVAGNGQRELVQAIVGLRRVKSGSVSVMGVDATNKSPREIAELGVGHIPEERLKFGIVPDMSVAENSVLKSYYRPPYRRGLLLDYGEIRRTAESLINEYEIAVPSPDTQARLLSGGNMQKLIVGREIRRDPKLIVASNPTFGLDVGATEYIRKLLLKKRDEGRAILLVSGDLDEVIQLSDRIAVMFEGRFVGVVRPEEVTREEIGLMMSGSEVL